From Apium graveolens cultivar Ventura chromosome 9, ASM990537v1, whole genome shotgun sequence, the proteins below share one genomic window:
- the LOC141686527 gene encoding uncharacterized protein LOC141686527 produces the protein MKNQEDKSRRELEFQVGDLVYLKLQPYRQQSVATRACAKLAPRYYGPFDVIQRVGKVAYKLQLSPTSRIDPVFHVSQLKKAVGQSNATSILPPNISATLVWEGTPQKVLGVRKNIATPSAAVEVLIQWEGLPEYEATWEQFVELDSRFPSFHLEDKVAVWAAGNAINPGQPPILFTYVRRPKSKKAHAIEAQID, from the coding sequence ATGAAAAACCAAGAGGACAAGTCTCGTAGAGAATTGGAGTTCCAGGTAGGAGACCTCGTCTACCTCAAACTGCAACCGTACAGGCAACAGTCAGTAGCCACGCGAGCTTGTGCCAAGTTGGCACCTCGTTATTATGGCCCATTCGATGTGATCCAGCGTGTAGGTAAGGTGGCATATAAACTGCAGCTATCACCCACTTCGAGAATTGACCCAGTATTCCATGTTTCTCAATTAAAGAAAGCAGTGGGTCAATCCAATGCTACATCAATCCTACCTCCCAATATAAGTGCCACACTAGTCTGGGAAGGCACTCCTCAGAAGGTACTAGGGGTGCGAAAAAACATAGCAACTCCCTCTGCGGCTGTGGAAGTGCTAATTCAATGGGAGGGGTTACCGGAGTATGAAGCTACCTGGGAGCAGTTTGTAGAGTTGGACAGTAGATTCCCTTCTTTCCACCTTGAGGACAAGGTGGCTGTATGGGCCGCGGGTAATGCTATAAACCCAGGCCAGCCACCTATACTGTTCACATATGTGAGAAGGCCCAAGAGTAAGAAAGCCCACGCTATTGAAGCCCAAATAGACTGA